The Flavobacterium faecale genome has a segment encoding these proteins:
- a CDS encoding MGMT family protein: MENTNFFERVYTVARQIPFGRVTSYGAIAKAIGAGRSARMVGYAMNASHTMEDIPAHRVVNRRGLLTGKFHFDGTNLMQQLLESEGIVVVDNQIINFEKHFWQPEVSE, from the coding sequence GTGGAAAATACTAATTTTTTCGAACGTGTTTATACTGTTGCTCGCCAGATTCCGTTTGGTAGAGTCACCTCTTATGGTGCTATTGCAAAAGCCATTGGAGCTGGTCGTTCTGCACGTATGGTGGGCTATGCCATGAACGCCTCACACACGATGGAGGACATCCCCGCACACCGCGTCGTAAACCGAAGAGGTTTATTGACGGGTAAATTCCATTTTGATGGTACAAACCTGATGCAACAATTACTAGAAAGCGAAGGAATTGTAGTGGTAGACAATCAAATAATTAATTTTGAAAAGCATTTTTGGCAGCCAGAAGTTAGTGAGTAG
- a CDS encoding L,D-transpeptidase family protein, with protein MKKLTALSYYFLIATLLLVASCKKFTDQTGVTDLDEVPEEVIPSFDSTLVATFFQKHPLLDKYQDEVRSLYRKHHYNYVWYDKNGVNEFGSLLHNKIINIEDEGVLTAIPYRQKLDSIYENPAQKEPNVTTELLNSSMYFFYVDKVYQGLDSAKTKEMEWFLPRDKQTYGQYLDSLIVNPGLIKNNDKGLFAQYYLLKKVLKDYRKIEKKGGWDTIVMDSKSLNVGDSAVAITQLRNRLFASGELATNSKSAVYDDELGQAVLKFKKANRNSASTIILPSHVKVLNISVTERIKTLVVNMERCRWIPKDITNAKEVIAVNIPAYELTYFKNGKPAFKSNVVVGKTLNKTVIFSAPMRYIVFSPYWNVPYSILKNEIKPGIARDPNYLAKHNMEWNGNSVRQKPGSRNSLGLVKFLFPNSNSIYLHDTPSKYLFSRRDRAFSHGCIRVEKPKELAEVLLQDEPKWTAEKIGEAMHGGKEVWHTLKNKIPVYIGYFTAWVDTEGNLQFYEDVYERDQPLANLLFEKKSEKLEAENSDSK; from the coding sequence ATGAAAAAGTTGACCGCATTGTCCTATTATTTCCTAATTGCAACCCTATTATTGGTAGCGTCTTGCAAAAAATTCACTGACCAAACCGGCGTTACAGATCTAGATGAAGTACCAGAGGAAGTAATCCCATCATTCGATAGTACCCTTGTAGCAACATTTTTTCAAAAACACCCGTTACTTGACAAATATCAAGACGAGGTACGTAGCCTATACCGCAAACACCACTATAATTACGTTTGGTATGACAAAAATGGCGTAAATGAATTTGGAAGTCTATTGCACAATAAGATCATCAATATCGAAGATGAAGGTGTACTAACCGCAATTCCATACCGTCAAAAATTGGATTCAATTTATGAGAATCCTGCTCAAAAAGAGCCAAACGTAACTACAGAACTACTTAATAGCTCCATGTATTTCTTCTATGTTGATAAGGTATACCAAGGATTGGACAGCGCAAAAACCAAAGAAATGGAATGGTTCCTGCCTCGCGACAAACAAACATATGGTCAATACTTAGATTCCCTTATTGTCAACCCTGGCTTAATCAAGAATAACGACAAAGGACTTTTTGCACAATACTATTTATTGAAAAAAGTTTTAAAAGACTATCGAAAAATAGAAAAAAAAGGCGGTTGGGATACTATTGTCATGGATTCAAAATCGCTGAATGTTGGTGACAGCGCCGTAGCCATCACGCAGTTACGAAACCGCTTGTTTGCCTCTGGCGAACTTGCTACCAACTCCAAAAGCGCAGTCTATGATGACGAGTTAGGTCAAGCAGTGTTGAAATTTAAGAAAGCCAACCGCAATTCTGCCAGTACCATCATCCTGCCGTCACACGTCAAAGTCCTGAACATATCTGTCACTGAACGTATCAAAACACTGGTAGTAAACATGGAACGTTGCCGATGGATCCCAAAAGACATCACCAATGCCAAAGAAGTGATAGCAGTAAACATTCCAGCCTATGAGCTTACGTATTTCAAAAATGGCAAACCAGCCTTCAAATCCAATGTTGTTGTTGGTAAAACACTAAACAAAACTGTGATTTTTAGCGCTCCAATGCGTTACATCGTTTTCAGCCCGTATTGGAACGTACCTTACAGCATTCTTAAAAACGAAATCAAACCTGGTATTGCCAGAGACCCTAATTATCTTGCCAAACACAATATGGAATGGAACGGAAACAGCGTTCGTCAAAAACCGGGTTCCCGAAATTCACTAGGATTAGTAAAGTTTTTGTTCCCGAACTCCAACTCCATCTACCTACACGATACACCTAGCAAATACTTGTTTAGCCGTCGTGATCGCGCGTTCAGCCACGGTTGCATACGTGTAGAAAAACCAAAAGAGTTGGCCGAAGTCTTGCTTCAAGACGAACCAAAATGGACCGCTGAAAAAATTGGTGAAGCCATGCATGGCGGAAAAGAAGTTTGGCATACATTAAAAAATAAAATTCCGGTCTATATTGGGTATTTCACGGCTTGGGTAGACACAGAAGGAAATTTGCAATTTTATGAAGATGTATATGAACGCGACCAACCACTAGCCAACTTATTGTTCGAAAAGAAATCTGAAAAATTAGAAGCAGAAAATTCCGATTCCAAATAA
- the trmB gene encoding tRNA (guanosine(46)-N7)-methyltransferase TrmB produces MGSKNKLKRFKENETFENVFQPTREEVVGDLFPLRGKWNSDFFKNDNPVVLELGCGKGEYSVGLAERYPNKNFVGIDIKGARFWRGAKTAVETGLHNVAFIRTQIELINHIFAENEVDEIWITFPDPQIKYKRTKHRMTNSEFLKLYKKVLKKDGVMNLKTDSEFMHGYTLGLLHGEGHEVLYANHNVYVNEGSPEEVTAFQTFYEKQYLEVNKAITYIKFRIKD; encoded by the coding sequence GTGGGAAGCAAAAATAAATTAAAGAGATTCAAAGAAAACGAAACATTCGAAAACGTATTTCAACCAACTAGAGAAGAGGTCGTAGGGGATTTGTTTCCGCTAAGAGGGAAATGGAATTCTGATTTCTTCAAAAATGACAATCCAGTTGTTTTGGAATTAGGTTGTGGAAAAGGCGAATATTCAGTAGGTCTAGCCGAAAGATATCCGAATAAAAACTTTGTCGGAATTGATATTAAAGGAGCTCGTTTTTGGCGTGGTGCCAAAACTGCTGTAGAAACAGGTCTTCATAATGTCGCTTTCATTCGTACTCAAATCGAATTGATCAACCACATTTTTGCTGAAAACGAAGTGGACGAAATTTGGATTACTTTTCCAGATCCACAAATTAAATACAAAAGAACAAAGCACCGTATGACCAATTCGGAGTTTTTAAAGTTGTACAAAAAAGTTTTGAAAAAAGATGGGGTTATGAATCTTAAAACAGATAGTGAATTCATGCATGGATATACTTTAGGATTACTTCATGGTGAAGGGCATGAGGTTTTGTATGCCAATCACAACGTATATGTAAATGAAGGTAGCCCTGAAGAAGTGACTGCTTTTCAAACTTTCTACGAAAAACAATATCTTGAAGTAAACAAAGCAATTACTTATATTAAGTTCCGAATCAAAGACTAA
- a CDS encoding HPF/RaiA family ribosome-associated protein, with protein MKIQFNTDKNIEGHERLETYFTAELEKSLARFEDKITRFEVHLGDENSAKSGVDDKRCVIEARPAGLQPIAVTAHADSIEKAFFLAADKIKSAMTTVFEKQKAH; from the coding sequence ATGAAAATACAATTCAATACCGACAAAAATATAGAAGGACACGAAAGATTAGAAACTTATTTTACAGCCGAATTAGAAAAATCATTGGCTCGTTTTGAAGATAAAATAACCCGATTTGAAGTTCATTTAGGTGACGAAAATAGTGCTAAAAGTGGCGTAGATGATAAAAGATGCGTAATTGAAGCTCGTCCTGCAGGATTACAACCAATTGCAGTTACAGCACATGCAGATTCTATTGAGAAAGCATTTTTCTTAGCTGCAGATAAAATAAAAAGTGCTATGACAACTGTTTTTGAAAAACAGAAAGCACACTAA
- a CDS encoding ammonium transporter has translation MKIERRWVISFAIISLICITGLFWPAVTSTDAILSQFGTLDHIVPADVAWMLTSCCLVLIMTPGLSFFYGGMVGKKNVISTMLQSFICMGVVTLIWVVVGFSLAFGEPLGITIGDGFYSFIGDPTSFTFMDYVGILPHKQIASTVPFMLFALFQMKFAVIAPAIITGSFAERVRFISYLLFICLFTIFIYAPLCHAVWYPTGILGSYFGVKDFAGGTVVHMSAGFAALAGVIVLGKRNNSSHVPTNIPFVLLGTGMLWFGWIGFNAGSSLEANGVAAMAFATTTTASAAAMLTWIFYDRLNGRKVSALGACIGAVVGLVSITPAAGYVSVPESMFFGFITAIVSNYLVHSSLLRKIDDTLDVFACHGVGGIMGMILTAIFAHGEDASLLHGGWSVFGHHMMALVLVSIFTFFGAYILFKITNRMIPMRVSEESEGVGLDISQHDETLFPIECTE, from the coding sequence ATGAAAATAGAGAGACGTTGGGTAATTTCCTTTGCAATTATTAGTTTGATATGTATTACGGGTCTTTTTTGGCCTGCGGTAACAAGCACAGATGCTATTTTGTCACAATTTGGAACATTAGACCATATTGTACCCGCAGATGTGGCTTGGATGCTTACCTCTTGCTGCTTGGTGTTGATCATGACGCCAGGGCTTTCATTTTTTTATGGCGGTATGGTTGGTAAAAAAAATGTGATTTCGACCATGCTACAAAGTTTTATTTGCATGGGTGTTGTAACCCTTATCTGGGTGGTAGTTGGCTTTAGCTTGGCTTTTGGAGAACCTCTTGGGATTACGATTGGGGATGGTTTTTATAGTTTTATAGGCGATCCAACTTCGTTCACGTTTATGGACTATGTTGGTATTTTGCCTCATAAACAAATTGCTTCTACGGTACCATTCATGCTCTTTGCACTTTTTCAAATGAAATTTGCTGTTATTGCTCCAGCAATTATTACAGGTTCGTTTGCAGAGCGTGTTCGTTTTATTTCCTATTTACTTTTTATCTGCTTATTTACGATTTTTATATACGCACCCCTTTGCCATGCCGTTTGGTATCCTACCGGAATTCTGGGATCTTATTTTGGTGTCAAAGATTTTGCTGGAGGAACCGTTGTGCATATGAGTGCAGGTTTTGCCGCACTTGCAGGTGTAATCGTTTTGGGGAAACGAAATAATAGTAGTCATGTACCAACCAATATTCCGTTTGTATTGTTAGGAACGGGAATGTTGTGGTTTGGGTGGATTGGCTTTAATGCCGGTTCATCATTAGAAGCAAATGGTGTAGCAGCAATGGCATTTGCTACAACAACTACAGCGTCGGCTGCTGCTATGTTAACGTGGATTTTCTATGATCGTTTAAATGGAAGAAAGGTTTCTGCTTTGGGTGCCTGTATAGGAGCGGTTGTAGGCTTGGTTTCTATCACGCCTGCCGCAGGTTATGTATCTGTGCCCGAGAGTATGTTTTTTGGTTTTATAACTGCTATCGTTTCCAACTATTTGGTGCACTCTAGTTTGTTGCGAAAAATTGATGATACTCTTGACGTTTTTGCTTGTCATGGTGTAGGCGGAATTATGGGAATGATTTTAACGGCAATTTTTGCTCATGGTGAAGATGCGAGTTTACTTCACGGTGGTTGGAGTGTTTTTGGTCACCACATGATGGCCTTGGTTTTGGTCTCTATTTTTACTTTTTTTGGTGCTTATATATTGTTCAAAATCACAAACAGAATGATTCCAATGCGCGTTTCTGAAGAGTCTGAAGGTGTTGGATTGGATATTTCGCAGCATGATGAGACATTGTTCCCAATTGAGTGTACGGAGTAA
- a CDS encoding LysE family transporter produces the protein MDFITSLFLGFLTAVVGIIPPGLINMTAAKVNLKEGNTNALSFVAGAVIVIFFQAYIAILFAEVINSRPDIVILLREIGFGIFTLLTIFFLFIAKKPKLKKAKIGKKSKKERFFLGMLLSALNFFPIPYYVFVSITLASYQLFWFVNSSILTFVSGVVIGSSLVFYFYISFFQKVESKADSLLKNMNVIIGSVTGLISIATLINIVRYYLG, from the coding sequence ATGGATTTTATAACGTCTCTCTTTTTGGGGTTTTTGACAGCTGTGGTGGGAATTATTCCTCCGGGTTTGATTAACATGACAGCTGCCAAGGTAAATCTTAAGGAGGGGAATACAAATGCTTTGTCATTTGTAGCGGGAGCAGTTATTGTGATCTTTTTTCAAGCCTACATAGCCATTTTGTTTGCAGAAGTAATCAATTCAAGACCCGATATTGTTATTTTACTGCGCGAAATAGGTTTTGGAATTTTTACCCTTTTGACTATATTTTTTCTTTTCATAGCCAAGAAACCAAAACTAAAAAAAGCCAAAATCGGAAAAAAAAGTAAAAAAGAGCGCTTCTTTTTGGGTATGTTGCTCTCGGCGCTTAATTTTTTTCCTATTCCTTATTATGTTTTTGTAAGTATCACATTGGCTTCCTATCAACTATTTTGGTTTGTCAATAGTTCGATTCTTACCTTTGTTAGTGGTGTCGTTATTGGATCGTCACTAGTGTTTTATTTTTATATTTCTTTCTTTCAAAAGGTCGAATCCAAAGCCGATTCATTGTTGAAAAATATGAATGTGATTATAGGGAGTGTAACGGGCTTAATTTCTATTGCGACCTTGATTAATATTGTCCGATACTATTTGGGCTAA